The Nitrospirota bacterium genome segment CATGGTCGAAGGAATCGGATCACGGGAAGCGATCAAATCGTTCGTTTTCGGTTACTCCCTGCAGCGCCGCGGGGAGAAGGCCCGCAAGGGACACAACGGCGCCTCCGAGGTGAACCTGCTTGCGTCGTCCCGAGAGCTGACGGAAAAGGAAATCGAAGCCTTCGCGTCTACGAACGGCTACGTGCCCCTCGCCATTCCCGTTGCCACGGACGCGGTCACGGTCTACGTCCATCGGGACAATCCGATCGAAGGGATGACGCTGGCACAGATTGACGCGATCTTCGGCACGGCTCGCAAGCGTGGATATTCAGAAGACATCAAGACCTGGGGGCAGGCGGGGCTTCGGGACGGTTGGCAGCGCCAGCCGATCCATCTGTACGGCAGAGACAGCAATTCCGGGACTCGGGACTTCTTCAGGACATCCGCTCTCCTGGATGGAGACCTGAAAGACGAGATCAAGGAGATGCCCGGATCGGCCTCGGAGATCCTGGCCATCGCCCGTGACCCGCTGGGCATCGGCTATGCCGGCACCGGATTTCAGACCTCGTATGTCCGTGCGGTCCCCGTGGCTGAGGATCAGGGGAAGCCCTTTGTTGCACCCGATAGAGACTCCGTGTTGAGCGGACGCTATCCGCTGCGTCGGCAGCTCTACCTCTATGTGGACTCGGGCGACCGCAATGCGGTGCTCGACGAATTCCTCAAGTTCGTGAACAGCCGCGAAGGCCAGCAGACCGTCGTCAGGGCCAATCTCTACCCCCTGTCCAAGGGCCAGATCGAGAGCAACCTGGCCGCGCTGGAGGGTGGAACGAAGACCGCCTCGATCCCGTCCGGCTCCAGCTCCAACTGACCTCCTCACAGACGGCGCAGGACGGGGTGAAACCCGTCCTGC includes the following:
- a CDS encoding phosphate ABC transporter substrate-binding protein gives rise to the protein MPKLNGKKLNRHPWTLWTMATGLVSFLSMALLPGSAFAEHPGITQANPKVDPQVQAYSSTQELSGRLTIAGSDTMRPLLVKLAGEFTNYHPGVRIMVEGIGSREAIKSFVFGYSLQRRGEKARKGHNGASEVNLLASSRELTEKEIEAFASTNGYVPLAIPVATDAVTVYVHRDNPIEGMTLAQIDAIFGTARKRGYSEDIKTWGQAGLRDGWQRQPIHLYGRDSNSGTRDFFRTSALLDGDLKDEIKEMPGSASEILAIARDPLGIGYAGTGFQTSYVRAVPVAEDQGKPFVAPDRDSVLSGRYPLRRQLYLYVDSGDRNAVLDEFLKFVNSREGQQTVVRANLYPLSKGQIESNLAALEGGTKTASIPSGSSSN